A DNA window from Bradyrhizobium sp. CCBAU 53421 contains the following coding sequences:
- a CDS encoding branched-chain amino acid ABC transporter permease → MSAAEEVEVVTEGQAVEAVPKRAMTLGYGTSLVVLAALILIPLFVKNFIIFQMTMLLIYGLAVLALNILTGGSGQFSLGQSAFYAVGAYTSAILMEHAGMNYALTLPIAGIICFGFGFLFGQPALRLSGVYLALATFALATAMPQLLKLGYFEHWTGGVQGLVVTKPDAPFGLPLSQDMWLYYFTLVVTIAIYVASVNLLRSRSGRAFMAIRDNEIAASAMGVDVALYKTLAFGVSAGITGVAGGLGAIAVQFVAPDGYTIQLAISLFLGMVVGGVGWLPGSIVGSAFIIFVPNIAEGISKGLSGAVFGVLLFLVIFLVPHGARQVAIVAQQLAAKLKKN, encoded by the coding sequence ATGAGCGCCGCTGAAGAAGTCGAAGTCGTCACCGAAGGCCAGGCCGTCGAGGCCGTGCCGAAGCGCGCGATGACGCTGGGTTACGGCACCTCGCTCGTGGTGCTCGCCGCGCTGATCCTGATCCCGCTGTTCGTGAAGAACTTCATCATCTTCCAGATGACGATGCTTCTGATCTACGGGCTTGCGGTGCTGGCGCTCAACATCCTGACCGGCGGAAGCGGCCAGTTCTCGCTCGGCCAGAGCGCGTTCTACGCCGTCGGCGCCTATACGTCGGCGATCCTGATGGAGCATGCGGGCATGAACTATGCCCTCACGCTGCCGATCGCCGGCATCATCTGCTTCGGCTTCGGCTTCCTGTTCGGCCAGCCGGCGCTGCGGCTGTCCGGCGTCTACCTGGCGCTCGCGACCTTCGCGCTCGCCACAGCCATGCCGCAGCTGCTCAAGCTCGGCTATTTCGAGCACTGGACCGGCGGCGTGCAGGGCCTCGTGGTCACCAAGCCGGATGCGCCGTTCGGCCTGCCGCTGTCGCAGGACATGTGGCTGTATTACTTCACCCTGGTGGTCACGATCGCGATCTACGTCGCCTCGGTGAACCTGCTGCGCTCGCGCTCCGGCCGCGCCTTCATGGCGATCCGCGACAACGAGATCGCGGCCTCCGCGATGGGCGTCGACGTCGCGCTGTACAAGACGCTGGCGTTCGGCGTCTCGGCCGGCATCACCGGTGTTGCCGGCGGTCTCGGCGCCATCGCGGTGCAGTTCGTGGCCCCCGATGGCTACACCATCCAGCTCGCGATCTCGCTGTTCCTCGGCATGGTGGTCGGCGGCGTCGGCTGGCTGCCCGGCTCGATCGTAGGAAGCGCCTTCATCATCTTCGTGCCGAACATCGCCGAAGGCATCTCTAAGGGCTTGTCGGGCGCGGTGTTCGGCGTGCTGCTGTTCCTCGTCATCTTCCTCGTGCCGCACGGCGCCAGACAGGTCGCGATCGTTGCCCAGCAACTGGCCGCAAAGCTCAAGAAGAACTAA